Proteins co-encoded in one Oncorhynchus masou masou isolate Uvic2021 chromosome 22, UVic_Omas_1.1, whole genome shotgun sequence genomic window:
- the lrrc56 gene encoding leucine-rich repeat-containing protein 56 isoform X4 gives MSRCNLADLDGIPSFSSLKELYVAYNSVSDLSQVSMLENLQLLDLEGNDVNDLVQVQYLGLCSQLRTLTLEGNPVCMCPHPNATQEEEEGYCYRSSVRELVPQLRYLDDMHAREEAGSRCSSSMGEDWALLRESFKDCSSTETAEEKRAASVCVYSRPSSGQHLASSLSSSRPSSRPVTARPLSATGSRPLSGSRPLSAAGYRALSPPGSRSGSANADPVSVDPDASVLTHGAGKVLFCGSPVQALRARRQKMRNAAPSPVSTPSTPPLHVPEHTYDLEEQGGCQGSDVFSELKAWREQHNKRLLAMQRDGPQILTILNGDEEEDDESLSIFSGKEEEEEGKKESAGLSHWLNTDSTDSSSQSPDVFPREAKSPEVARLSLSPDCTLSPSPPQSATSAPGSRRLSVLRAHRLRLSGEVAGAVVRPAEDHTDSETVAGVRILESQGLQEAVRPKVPLLPKTTYHMPHRPASSPLVRGLRSPTGGAYVQSVNGFQPIVLCRPPGRPTIMRPHAAKAALQKTPQRLTLQPSRGNSHLD, from the exons ATGTCTCGCTGCAACCTGGCAGACCTGGATGGgattccctccttctcctctctcaag GAGCTGTATGTGGCCTACAACAGTGTGTCGGACCTGAGTCAGGTGAGCATGCTGGAGAATCTACAGCTGTTGGACCTGGAAGGGAATGATGTGAATGACCTGGTGCAGGTGCAGTACCTGGGCCTCTGCTCCCAGCTCCGCACACTTACCCTGGAGGGAAACCCCGTCTGTATGTGCCCCCACCCCAACGCCACACAG gaggaggaggaggggtactGCTACCGGTCATCAGTGAGGGAGCTGGTCCCACAGCTGCGTTACCTAGACGACATGCATGCCAGGGAGGAGGCGGGGTCTCGCTGTAGCAGCTCCATGGGGGAAGACTGGGCCCTGCTCAGAGAGTCTTTTAAAGACTGCAGCTCTACAGAGACagctgagg AGAAGAgagcagccagtgtgtgtgtctactccAGACCCAGCTCTGGCCAGCACCTAGCGAGCAGCCTCTCCAGTTCCCGTCCCTCCAGCCGACCAGTCACTGCCAGGCCCCTCTCAGCAACCGGCTCCAGACCCCTCTCTGGGTCGCGACCCTTATCAGCGGCTGGGTACAGAGCCCTCTCCCCTCCTGGGTCCAGATCTGGTTCTGCTAATGCAGATCCAGTCTCTGTGGACCCAGACGCTAGCGTTCTGACGCACG GTGCAGGGAAGGTCTTGTTCTGTGGGAGCCCTGTCCAGGCCCTCAGAGCCAGGCGACAGAAGATGAGG AATGCAGCCCCCTCCCCTGTGTCCACTCCTAGCACCCCGCCCCTCCATGTTCCGGAGCACACCTATGACCTTGAGGAGCAAGGAGGATGCCAGGGCAGTGACGTGTTCTCTGAGCTCAAGGCCTGGAGGGAACAGCATAACAA ACGTCTATTAGCCATGCAGAGGGATGGGCCTCAGATACTGACCATCCTCaatggtgatgaagaggaggatgatgaaaGTCTCAGCATTTTCAGTGgcaaggaggaagaagaggagggtaaAAAAGAGAGTGCTGGTTTGAGTCACTGGTTAAACACTGACTCGACAGACTCGTCTTCCCAGTCTCCAG ATGTGTTTCCGAGAGAAGCCAAATCCCCTGAAGTGGCCCGGCTCTCCCTGTCCCCTGACTGCACTCTGTCGCCCTCTCCCCCTCAAAGTGCCACATCAGCCCCTGGTAGCCGGAGGCTGTCAGTGCTGCGAGCACACAGACTGAGGCTCAGTGGTGAGGTGGCTGGGGCTGTTGTAAGGCCTGCTGAAGACCATACAGACTCAGAGACGGTCGCAGGAGTCCGCATCTtggagagccaggggctccaggAGGCTGTGAGGCCCAAAGTCCCTCTGCTGCCCAAGACTACTTACCACATGCCCCACAGGCCAGCCTCCAGCCCACTGGTCAGAGGGCTCAGGTCACCAACAGGTGGAGCTTATGTGCAGTCTGTCAACGGGTTTCAACCAATTGTCTTGTGCAGACCACCAGGGAGGCCGACCATTATGCGTCCTCACGCGGCCAAGGCAGCTCTGCAGAAAACGCCACAGCGTCTCACACTCCAGCCCAGCAGGGGGAACTCTCACTTAGACTAA